A window of the Tunturibacter empetritectus genome harbors these coding sequences:
- a CDS encoding type II toxin-antitoxin system RelE/ParE family toxin, with the protein MITSWRETWLRNFFENDTRSKRIPADLEDRLFRKLQLLDDATSDADLRVPPSNHFEKLKGKLEDWHSIRVNNQWRLVFQWSGGKAAQVYLDNHSYR; encoded by the coding sequence ATGATTACGAGTTGGCGCGAAACCTGGCTCAGGAACTTCTTCGAAAACGATACTCGTTCGAAGAGAATCCCTGCCGACCTCGAAGACAGGCTATTCCGCAAATTGCAGTTGCTCGACGATGCAACCAGCGACGCAGACCTTCGCGTCCCACCCAGCAACCACTTCGAGAAGTTGAAAGGTAAATTGGAGGATTGGCACTCAATCAGGGTCAACAATCAATGGCGGCTGGTATTCCAATGGAGCGGCGGCAAAGCTGCTCAAGTCTACTTAGACAATCATTCTTATCGCTGA
- a CDS encoding DUF885 domain-containing protein has translation MTSRIFASKALFVAALALLPGMRLAQAQHVSADGGVQTFNYLADQYFSDVYFHFGPTAGTSAGLHQYDDKLEDYSAANIQKQIAALHTYEKKVEAIDPSALDASVAGDRAILLNNIRSTLLTLEVIRPWEKNPDNYSTGITASAFVIMERPYASADTRLKSLIAREDQMPQVLLEARKNLKNPPHIYTEIALEQLDGDISFFQNDVPSAFTDATDPDTKSAFAKSNAAVIEALKSYEAWLKSDLLPRSNGDFKFGADTFAKKLSYDEMVDIPLDHLLEIAYADLHKNQAEFARVAKEVDPTKTPQQVLAELATIHPAPDKLLSTFNDTFSSLIDFINTHHIITIPSKVEPTLEETPPFERATTSASMDPPGPFETHSTKAYFNVTLPEKTWTPEHIAEHMSEFNVGTIISTSVHEAYPGHYIQFLWTPQFPSTIRKILGASTNIEGWAHYTEQMMLDQGYGQPGTGAQNEREAKLIRLGQIQDALLRDARFVNSIKLHTGLGTPGGQWTIDQAVNFFVTDGYQSHSVGLVETKRGTADATYLYYTLGKLQIMKLRADMMKKQGAAFNLQDFHDNFMRQGFAPIKIVRKAMLHDDSPVL, from the coding sequence ATGACCAGCCGCATCTTTGCCTCCAAAGCTCTCTTCGTCGCCGCTCTCGCCCTCCTCCCCGGCATGCGGCTCGCCCAAGCCCAGCATGTTTCAGCCGACGGCGGCGTTCAGACCTTCAACTACCTCGCCGACCAGTACTTCTCCGACGTCTACTTCCACTTCGGCCCCACCGCCGGCACCTCCGCGGGCCTCCATCAGTACGACGACAAGCTCGAAGACTACTCCGCCGCCAACATCCAGAAACAAATCGCCGCTCTCCACACCTACGAGAAGAAAGTCGAAGCCATCGACCCCTCCGCACTCGACGCCTCCGTAGCCGGCGACCGCGCCATCCTCCTCAACAACATCCGCAGCACCCTCCTCACCCTCGAGGTCATCCGCCCCTGGGAGAAGAATCCCGACAACTACTCCACCGGCATCACCGCCTCCGCCTTCGTCATCATGGAGCGGCCCTACGCCTCCGCCGACACACGCCTCAAATCCCTCATAGCCCGCGAAGACCAGATGCCGCAGGTCCTCCTCGAAGCTCGCAAAAATCTCAAAAACCCTCCGCACATCTACACCGAAATAGCCCTGGAACAACTCGACGGCGACATAAGCTTCTTCCAGAACGACGTCCCCTCCGCATTCACTGACGCCACCGACCCCGACACCAAGTCCGCCTTCGCCAAATCGAACGCCGCTGTCATCGAAGCCCTCAAGTCCTACGAAGCCTGGCTCAAATCCGATCTCCTCCCTCGCTCCAACGGCGACTTCAAGTTCGGCGCCGACACCTTCGCCAAAAAACTCAGCTACGACGAGATGGTAGACATCCCCCTCGATCACCTCCTCGAGATCGCCTACGCCGACCTGCACAAAAACCAGGCCGAGTTCGCCCGCGTCGCGAAAGAAGTCGACCCCACCAAAACCCCGCAACAAGTCCTCGCCGAACTAGCCACCATCCACCCCGCACCCGACAAGCTCCTCAGCACCTTCAACGACACCTTCTCCAGCCTCATCGACTTCATCAACACCCACCACATCATCACCATCCCCTCCAAGGTCGAGCCCACCTTAGAGGAGACCCCGCCCTTCGAGCGCGCCACCACCTCGGCCTCCATGGACCCGCCCGGCCCCTTCGAGACCCACTCCACCAAGGCCTACTTCAACGTCACGCTGCCTGAAAAAACCTGGACTCCCGAACACATCGCCGAACACATGTCCGAGTTCAACGTCGGCACCATCATCTCCACCAGTGTCCACGAGGCCTACCCCGGCCACTACATCCAGTTCCTCTGGACCCCGCAGTTCCCCTCTACCATTCGCAAGATCCTCGGCGCCAGCACCAATATCGAAGGCTGGGCTCACTACACCGAGCAGATGATGCTCGACCAGGGCTACGGCCAACCCGGCACCGGCGCGCAGAACGAGCGCGAAGCCAAACTCATCCGCCTCGGCCAGATTCAGGACGCCCTCCTCCGCGACGCCCGCTTCGTCAACTCCATCAAGCTCCACACCGGCCTGGGCACCCCCGGAGGTCAGTGGACGATCGACCAGGCCGTCAACTTCTTCGTCACCGACGGCTATCAGTCCCACTCCGTCGGCCTCGTCGAAACCAAGCGTGGCACCGCCGACGCCACTTACCTCTACTACACCCTCGGCAAGCTCCAAATCATGAAGCTCCGCGCCGACATGATGAAAAAACAAGGCGCAGCCTTCAACCTCCAGGACTTCCACGACAACTTCATGCGTCAGGGATTCGCCCCCATCAAAATCGTCCGCAAAGCCATGCTCCACGACGACTCCCCCGTCCTGTAA
- a CDS encoding cupin domain-containing protein, producing MHQPIQIGKLTITFLQSRHETQGAADVFELLIPPHAHLNIPHLHRESEETVFAMNGITTWIVDQRKITLHPGQHLRIPRGTVHSYLNDQQQTARIICLLTPGLLGPEYFHELSRILKAEDPPNLADIGSVMAHYDVIPAGLPSPPVQDHGPLILTLP from the coding sequence ATGCATCAGCCCATCCAGATCGGTAAACTCACCATCACCTTCCTTCAGAGCCGCCATGAGACCCAGGGTGCCGCGGACGTCTTCGAGCTCCTCATCCCACCTCACGCTCACCTCAACATCCCCCACCTTCACCGCGAATCCGAAGAGACGGTCTTTGCGATGAACGGCATCACGACCTGGATCGTCGACCAGCGCAAAATCACCCTCCATCCCGGACAGCATCTCCGCATTCCGCGCGGCACCGTACACTCCTACCTCAACGATCAGCAGCAAACCGCCCGCATCATCTGCCTGCTCACCCCCGGCCTCCTCGGTCCCGAGTACTTCCACGAGCTCTCCCGCATCCTCAAAGCAGAAGACCCACCCAATCTCGCCGACATCGGCAGCGTCATGGCCCATTACGACGTCATCCCGGCGGGCCTCCCGTCCCCGCCCGTCCAGGATCACGGCCCACTGATCCTTACTCTGCCGTAA
- a CDS encoding DUF3224 domain-containing protein produces MKTLLLCLTLALTVTPRANPQASKAAEATQHATGPFDVKIAPQPADETAGSPSITRMLIDKHFHGDLEATSKGTMLAAGSGAKGSSGGYVALEIVTGTLKGHTGTFILQHTGTMTRGTPTLSVTVVPDSGTGQLIGLAGTMSINIVDGKHSYDFEYTLP; encoded by the coding sequence ATGAAGACCCTTCTCTTGTGCCTGACCCTCGCCCTCACCGTAACTCCTAGAGCCAATCCCCAGGCGAGTAAAGCAGCCGAAGCCACCCAACACGCCACCGGCCCCTTCGACGTAAAGATAGCCCCGCAGCCCGCCGACGAAACAGCAGGCTCGCCCTCTATCACCCGCATGCTCATCGACAAGCACTTCCACGGCGACCTCGAAGCCACCAGCAAAGGCACCATGCTCGCCGCAGGCTCAGGAGCCAAAGGCTCTTCAGGAGGCTATGTCGCCCTCGAGATCGTTACCGGCACCCTCAAAGGCCACACCGGCACCTTCATCCTCCAGCACACCGGCACTATGACGCGCGGCACCCCCACTCTCAGCGTCACCGTGGTCCCCGACTCAGGCACCGGTCAGCTCATCGGCCTCGCCGGCACCATGTCCATCAACATCGTCGACGGCAAACACTCCTACGACTTTGAATACACTCTACCGTAG
- the mfd gene encoding transcription-repair coupling factor produces MVLPFVRELLADLEHSEAFERVRRHLSGGTGRRRVSGLTFTARALYLPFFVRAAQAPCVIIVADNKAAEALQAAVISACELTGALAPESVLRLPAHDVLPFENLSPHPEIQETRAATLWKIATGQAKLVIAPVEAACMRLFPRDYYRALTLHLKVGEEYMPDMLVEHLLSVGYTKVDVVEMPGQVTLRGGILDIYSPEMDRPVRVDFFGDEIESIRRFDPDTQRSASTLDSALLLPLTETPVTDKLLTAINARLTRAGKAGASLEGGEIPAELQTHLQTPGLSSAASSQRVGSTNSYTAEATIFPGWEFFAPVAGANLTLLDLLSASSPNAPRVFLEEPAMIKNQGERWWNKIEQRHERSGIGNLVRPEDIYLSPWDLDDRLHKFSGIELDQLGAVDILDADRSDLSEVDFATRPTMRFHGSIPAMIDAINSLIKQEARILLTAPNQGEVERLAGLLQEYQLPYRLGSRNESPGSSTVYTESSYLGGNTIDLRTPVIVKTPIAAGVQILELRERALDKGTAHGQIVIFGAQDLTDDADVTARPVRRGKSKAAAFISDFRDLAVGDYVVHVEHGIAQYCGLRVIEENDQPPLELMILEFADEAKLYVPLTRLDLIQKYRSSETGPPPELNKLGTQAWQKTKARVKKAMADMTAELLKLYAQRQAAVGTPFSPDTNMQHEFEDAFDFNETDDQLTAIADIKADMESTRPMDRLLCGDVGYGKTEVAMRAAFKAVQDSKQVAVLTPTTVLSFQHFESFKKRFANFPVNIEMISRFRTAKEKKIILEKAETGKIDILIGTHAILSKDLKFQDLGLLVVDEEQRFGVRHKERLKQMRAAIDVLSMSATPIPRTLHMSLIGLRDMSVIETPPKDRMAIQTIVAKFDEKLIRTAVEMELERGGQVYFVHNRVETIYELASKIRELVPQARIVIGHGQLPEAELERVMLAFMNHEYDVLVATSIIENGLDIPLANTIIINRADRHGLSELYQLRGRVGRSNRRAYSYLLIPPETELTEVARRRLAALKEFSDLGAGFKIAALDLELRGAGNMLGGEQSGHIEAIGFEMYTTMLEEAVRKMKGEEEKPAHANTVINLGISVRIDSDYIPEENQRLRMYKRIAGAQTQADLADVRAELQDRYGTPPETVLNLLAAGEIRLQCEQLGISQLDRKRTQVELPNPNGNKKAPIKTFVEMLHVKFAAVNADPSHFTNGSNKTVDPATLMKLVSRNTKRGAQFTPQGTLRWPLPSAKSEEVLSETRALLDALDTPHLT; encoded by the coding sequence ATGGTCCTACCCTTCGTCCGCGAGCTCCTCGCAGACCTGGAGCACTCTGAAGCTTTTGAGCGTGTACGCCGCCACCTCAGCGGAGGCACGGGGCGCAGACGTGTCTCCGGACTCACCTTCACCGCCCGCGCTCTCTACCTGCCCTTCTTCGTCCGCGCCGCTCAGGCCCCCTGCGTCATCATCGTCGCCGACAACAAGGCCGCCGAAGCCCTCCAGGCCGCCGTCATCAGCGCCTGCGAACTAACCGGTGCCCTCGCGCCCGAATCCGTCCTCCGTCTTCCCGCACATGACGTCCTCCCCTTCGAAAACCTCTCCCCCCACCCCGAAATTCAAGAGACCCGCGCCGCCACCCTCTGGAAGATCGCAACCGGCCAGGCCAAACTAGTCATCGCGCCAGTAGAAGCCGCCTGCATGCGTCTCTTCCCCCGCGACTACTACCGCGCCCTCACCCTCCATCTCAAAGTCGGCGAAGAGTACATGCCCGACATGCTCGTCGAGCACCTCCTCTCCGTCGGCTACACCAAAGTAGACGTCGTCGAGATGCCCGGCCAGGTCACCCTCCGCGGCGGCATCCTCGACATCTACTCCCCAGAGATGGACCGCCCCGTCCGCGTCGACTTCTTCGGCGACGAGATCGAATCCATCCGCCGCTTCGACCCCGACACCCAGCGCTCCGCCTCCACCCTCGACAGCGCACTTCTCCTCCCACTCACCGAAACCCCAGTCACCGACAAGCTCCTCACCGCCATCAACGCCCGCCTCACCCGCGCCGGCAAAGCAGGCGCATCCCTCGAAGGCGGCGAGATCCCAGCCGAACTCCAGACTCACCTCCAAACCCCGGGTCTATCCTCTGCGGCTTCATCGCAAAGGGTGGGATCCACAAACTCATACACCGCAGAAGCCACCATCTTCCCCGGCTGGGAGTTCTTCGCCCCCGTAGCTGGAGCCAACCTCACCCTCCTCGACCTCCTCAGCGCCTCCAGCCCCAACGCCCCGCGCGTCTTCCTTGAAGAGCCGGCCATGATCAAAAATCAAGGCGAGCGCTGGTGGAACAAGATCGAGCAGCGCCACGAGCGCTCCGGCATCGGCAACCTCGTCCGCCCCGAAGACATCTACCTCTCCCCCTGGGATCTCGACGACCGCCTCCACAAGTTCTCCGGCATCGAGCTTGACCAACTCGGCGCAGTCGACATCCTCGACGCCGACCGCAGCGACCTCTCCGAAGTCGACTTCGCCACCCGTCCCACCATGCGCTTTCACGGCTCCATTCCAGCCATGATCGACGCCATCAACTCCCTCATCAAACAGGAAGCCCGCATCCTCCTCACCGCCCCGAATCAAGGCGAAGTCGAGCGCCTCGCCGGCCTCCTGCAGGAGTACCAACTCCCCTACCGCCTCGGCTCCCGCAACGAGAGCCCGGGCTCCTCCACCGTCTACACCGAGTCCAGCTACCTCGGCGGCAACACCATCGACCTCCGCACGCCCGTCATCGTCAAAACCCCCATCGCCGCAGGCGTCCAGATCCTTGAACTTCGTGAACGAGCCCTCGACAAAGGCACCGCCCATGGCCAGATCGTCATCTTCGGCGCGCAAGACCTCACCGACGACGCCGACGTAACCGCCCGCCCGGTCCGCCGCGGCAAATCCAAAGCCGCCGCCTTCATCTCCGACTTCCGCGACCTAGCCGTAGGAGACTACGTAGTCCACGTCGAGCACGGCATCGCCCAATACTGTGGCCTCCGCGTCATTGAAGAGAACGACCAGCCTCCACTCGAACTCATGATCCTCGAGTTCGCAGACGAAGCAAAACTCTACGTCCCCCTCACGCGCCTCGACCTCATCCAGAAGTACCGCTCCAGCGAAACCGGCCCGCCGCCCGAATTAAACAAACTAGGCACACAAGCCTGGCAGAAGACCAAAGCCCGCGTAAAAAAGGCGATGGCCGACATGACCGCCGAGCTACTCAAGCTCTATGCGCAGCGTCAGGCCGCCGTCGGCACACCCTTCTCCCCCGACACCAACATGCAGCACGAGTTCGAAGATGCCTTCGACTTCAACGAAACCGACGATCAGCTCACCGCCATCGCCGACATCAAGGCCGACATGGAGTCAACTCGCCCCATGGACCGACTCCTCTGCGGCGACGTCGGCTACGGCAAAACTGAAGTCGCCATGCGAGCCGCCTTCAAAGCCGTGCAGGACTCCAAACAAGTAGCAGTCCTCACGCCCACAACCGTGCTCAGCTTCCAGCACTTCGAGTCCTTCAAAAAACGCTTCGCCAACTTCCCCGTCAACATCGAGATGATCTCCCGCTTCCGTACCGCCAAAGAAAAAAAGATCATCCTCGAAAAAGCCGAAACCGGCAAGATCGACATCCTCATCGGCACCCACGCCATCCTCTCCAAAGACCTGAAGTTCCAGGACCTCGGCCTCCTCGTCGTCGATGAAGAGCAACGCTTCGGAGTCCGCCACAAAGAGCGCCTCAAGCAGATGCGCGCCGCGATCGACGTGCTCTCCATGTCCGCCACGCCCATCCCGCGCACCCTGCATATGTCACTGATTGGGTTACGTGATATGTCCGTCATCGAGACCCCACCCAAAGACCGCATGGCCATCCAGACCATCGTCGCCAAGTTCGACGAAAAACTCATCCGTACCGCAGTCGAGATGGAGCTCGAGCGCGGCGGCCAGGTCTACTTCGTCCACAACCGCGTAGAAACCATCTACGAACTAGCATCCAAGATCCGCGAACTGGTCCCGCAAGCCCGCATCGTCATCGGCCACGGCCAGCTTCCCGAAGCCGAGCTCGAGCGCGTCATGCTCGCCTTCATGAACCACGAGTACGACGTCCTCGTCGCCACCAGCATCATCGAAAACGGCCTCGACATCCCCCTCGCCAACACCATCATCATCAACCGCGCCGACCGCCACGGACTCAGCGAGCTCTATCAACTCCGCGGCCGCGTTGGCCGAAGCAACCGCCGCGCCTACAGCTATCTCCTCATCCCACCCGAAACCGAACTCACCGAAGTAGCCCGCCGCCGCCTCGCCGCGTTAAAAGAATTCTCCGACCTGGGCGCAGGCTTCAAAATAGCCGCCCTCGACCTCGAACTCCGCGGCGCAGGCAACATGCTCGGCGGCGAACAGTCAGGCCACATCGAAGCCATCGGCTTCGAGATGTACACCACCATGCTCGAGGAAGCCGTCCGCAAGATGAAGGGCGAAGAAGAAAAACCCGCCCACGCCAACACCGTCATCAACCTCGGCATCTCTGTCCGCATCGACTCCGACTACATCCCCGAAGAGAACCAGCGCCTCCGCATGTACAAGCGCATCGCCGGCGCACAAACGCAAGCCGACCTCGCCGACGTCCGCGCCGAACTACAAGACCGCTACGGCACACCACCAGAAACAGTCTTGAATCTCCTCGCCGCAGGCGAAATCCGCCTCCAGTGCGAGCAACTCGGCATCTCCCAGCTCGACCGCAAGCGCACGCAAGTCGAACTTCCCAACCCCAACGGCAACAAGAAAGCCCCCATCAAAACCTTCGTCGAAATGCTCCACGTAAAGTTCGCTGCCGTCAACGCCGACCCCTCCCACTTCACCAACGGCAGCAACAAAACCGTAGACCCGGCCACGCTGATGAAGCTGGTAAGCCGCAACACCAAACGCGGAGCCCAATTCACTCCCCAGGGCACCCTGCGCTGGCCCCTCCCCTCCGCAAAATCCGAAGAAGTCCTCTCCGAGACCCGAGCCCTCCTCGACGCCCTCGACACCCCTCATCTCACCTAA
- a CDS encoding substrate-binding domain-containing protein produces MNTLRKRYLFALLAVVLPLIAGCTRHSKSEQYYLIATNTAVPYWKAAATGFAAAGAQYGVSVDTRGPAGLNAQAEVEEFKAMVARKPAGILVSVANSQLMAPEIDAAIAAGIPVITIDSDSPESKRLYFIGTNNLEAGRLGGRRVAAVLNGKGNVVFFTNPGQPNLDERLKGYMDIFAGYPGIKVVETFDIKADPGTALDKAGEYLERKAPARVDAFICLDSRSGANVAEAFKRRNATDRLLIAMDVDSDTLKLVGDGTIDSTISQKPYTMAFLGLKALDDIHHYPVKPLDGDFGLDPYSPFPAFVNTGVALVDKTNLSAVMKKQREANQ; encoded by the coding sequence ATGAATACTTTGAGGAAGCGGTATCTTTTTGCGCTTTTAGCGGTGGTGCTTCCACTGATTGCGGGATGCACCCGTCACAGCAAGAGTGAGCAGTACTATCTGATCGCTACAAATACAGCGGTTCCTTATTGGAAGGCGGCCGCAACGGGATTTGCAGCCGCGGGCGCGCAGTATGGCGTTTCAGTCGATACGCGCGGGCCGGCGGGGTTGAACGCGCAGGCCGAGGTGGAGGAGTTCAAGGCGATGGTAGCGAGGAAGCCTGCGGGCATTCTGGTGTCGGTAGCGAACTCGCAGTTGATGGCGCCGGAGATTGATGCGGCGATTGCGGCGGGTATTCCGGTGATTACGATTGACTCGGATTCGCCTGAGAGCAAGCGGTTGTACTTTATCGGGACGAATAATCTGGAGGCTGGACGGCTGGGCGGACGACGCGTTGCCGCGGTGCTGAATGGCAAGGGGAATGTCGTGTTCTTTACCAATCCCGGGCAGCCGAATCTGGATGAGCGGTTGAAGGGCTATATGGATATCTTCGCGGGATATCCGGGAATCAAGGTTGTGGAGACGTTCGATATCAAGGCGGATCCGGGTACGGCGCTGGATAAGGCGGGAGAGTACCTTGAGCGGAAGGCGCCAGCGAGGGTCGATGCTTTCATTTGTCTGGATTCGCGGTCGGGTGCGAATGTGGCGGAGGCTTTCAAGCGGCGGAATGCTACGGACCGCCTGCTGATTGCGATGGATGTGGACTCGGACACGCTGAAGCTGGTGGGCGATGGGACGATTGATTCGACGATCTCGCAGAAGCCGTACACGATGGCGTTTCTGGGATTGAAGGCGCTGGACGATATCCATCACTATCCAGTGAAGCCGCTGGACGGCGACTTTGGGCTGGATCCTTACTCTCCGTTTCCGGCTTTCGTGAATACGGGGGTTGCCCTGGTGGATAAGACGAATCTGAGCGCGGTGATGAAGAAGCAGAGGGAGGCGAATCAGTAG
- a CDS encoding substrate-binding domain-containing protein codes for MRRSLFLLLAMFLPVLAGCTRHSKDEHYYLIATNINLPYWKAANAGFQKAAAEYGVSSEMRGTTTFDPQGEVTEFRTVVARKPAGILVSVANAQLMTPEINAALAAGIPVITMDSDAPASGRPYFIGTNNLQAGRLGGQRVAAKLNGKGNVAFFSIPGQPNIDERLKGYKDALSHYPGIKVVDVFDMKGDSGLAMDQTRDYLSRTGANRIDAIVCVEAASGRDVAEAFRRANVKDRVLVAMDTDQTVLQGVKDGTIDSTISQKPFTMAMVGLKALDDIHHYPLKPLAQDYSLDSFSPVAMFIDTGVALIDKNNVDAMLNIGEDKAP; via the coding sequence ATGAGGCGATCTCTTTTCCTGCTTTTGGCTATGTTTCTTCCAGTGCTGGCGGGATGCACCCGACACAGCAAAGACGAGCACTATTACCTGATTGCTACCAACATCAACCTGCCCTACTGGAAGGCGGCTAATGCAGGGTTCCAGAAGGCGGCGGCTGAGTATGGGGTGTCGTCGGAGATGCGCGGGACCACTACGTTCGATCCGCAGGGCGAGGTGACGGAGTTTCGCACGGTGGTGGCGCGCAAGCCTGCGGGGATCCTGGTGTCGGTGGCGAATGCGCAGTTGATGACGCCGGAGATTAATGCTGCGCTGGCAGCGGGGATTCCGGTGATTACGATGGACTCCGATGCTCCGGCGAGCGGGCGGCCGTATTTTATTGGGACGAATAATCTGCAGGCGGGGCGACTGGGTGGACAGCGGGTTGCGGCTAAGCTGAATGGCAAGGGGAATGTGGCGTTCTTTTCGATTCCGGGACAGCCGAACATCGATGAGCGGTTGAAGGGGTATAAAGACGCGCTGTCGCACTATCCGGGGATCAAGGTGGTTGATGTGTTCGATATGAAGGGCGACTCGGGTCTGGCGATGGATCAGACGCGGGATTATCTGTCGCGAACGGGTGCGAACAGGATTGATGCGATTGTTTGCGTGGAGGCGGCTTCAGGCAGGGATGTGGCGGAGGCGTTTCGACGGGCGAATGTGAAGGATCGTGTGCTGGTCGCGATGGATACGGATCAGACAGTGCTGCAAGGGGTAAAGGATGGGACGATCGATTCGACCATCTCGCAGAAGCCTTTTACGATGGCGATGGTGGGGCTGAAGGCGCTGGACGATATTCATCACTATCCGCTGAAGCCGTTGGCGCAGGACTACTCGCTGGATTCGTTTTCGCCGGTTGCTATGTTTATCGATACCGGGGTTGCGCTGATCGACAAGAATAATGTGGATGCGATGCTGAACATCGGTGAGGATAAGGCGCCGTAG
- a CDS encoding zinc-dependent alcohol dehydrogenase family protein, producing the protein MPDTAKTVKIVRFHKIGGPEVLQFDELPLPEPGKGEVRLRVKAIGLNRAESMFLHNRYLESPVLPSTNGYEASGIVEAVGHGVDTSWIGKTASTTPAFSLNQYGVYGEVAIVPIHAVAEYPAKLSFEEGTSIWMQYITAYGALIYYGHLTKGDYVIITAASSSVGIAAIEITKAEGAISIATTRTTAKKAELLALGADHVIVTEEEDLVARVNQITANQGARLVFDPIGGKGIEALAHATAVLGTIFEYGALAMEPTPYPLFTALSKRLIIQGYTLRDILADPIKSQDAKKYVFDNIVAGKFKPRIDRTFPFAQIVEAHRYMESNAQIGKIVVTL; encoded by the coding sequence ATGCCCGACACCGCGAAAACCGTAAAGATCGTCCGCTTCCACAAGATCGGCGGCCCCGAAGTCCTCCAGTTCGATGAACTCCCCCTCCCCGAACCAGGCAAAGGCGAGGTCCGTCTCCGCGTCAAAGCCATCGGCCTCAACCGCGCCGAGAGCATGTTCCTCCACAACCGCTACCTCGAATCGCCCGTTCTCCCCTCCACCAACGGCTACGAGGCCTCCGGCATCGTCGAAGCCGTAGGCCATGGCGTGGACACCAGTTGGATCGGCAAGACCGCAAGCACCACCCCAGCCTTCTCGCTCAATCAATACGGCGTCTACGGCGAAGTCGCCATCGTCCCCATCCACGCCGTCGCCGAGTACCCCGCCAAGCTCTCCTTCGAAGAAGGCACCAGCATCTGGATGCAGTACATCACCGCCTACGGCGCACTCATCTACTACGGCCATCTCACTAAGGGCGACTACGTCATCATCACCGCCGCCAGCAGCAGTGTAGGCATCGCCGCCATCGAGATCACAAAAGCCGAAGGCGCCATCAGCATCGCCACCACGCGCACCACCGCCAAAAAAGCCGAGCTCTTAGCACTCGGCGCCGATCACGTCATCGTTACCGAAGAAGAAGACCTCGTCGCCCGCGTCAACCAGATCACTGCCAACCAGGGCGCGCGCCTCGTCTTCGACCCCATCGGGGGCAAAGGCATCGAAGCCCTCGCCCACGCCACCGCTGTTCTTGGCACCATCTTCGAGTACGGCGCGCTGGCGATGGAGCCAACCCCCTACCCGCTCTTTACCGCACTCTCCAAGCGTCTCATCATCCAGGGCTATACCCTGCGCGACATCCTCGCCGACCCCATCAAATCTCAGGATGCGAAGAAGTACGTCTTCGACAACATAGTCGCCGGCAAATTCAAGCCCCGCATCGACAGAACCTTCCCCTTCGCCCAGATCGTCGAAGCCCATCGCTACATGGAATCAAACGCGCAGATAGGAAAGATCGTAGTAACGCTCTAA
- a CDS encoding formate/nitrite transporter family protein, producing the protein MPYRLRRYPPAPPTNQDAQKNLERPSAQDIYDQVANNARQELGRSSISLAISGLAGGIFMGLSALGNAIAIALLTTPGTVPTHTIFFVGKMFYPLGFIVVILGRSQLFTENTLYPVALVLAEKKHFWKTLRLWATVLPANVLGALTFAALAALTNAVNPSVVQALAALGLEAIHNPAATIFWSGVMGGWIIATVAWLVSGSHSITGSVMIIWMLTFVVGLGNFAHCIATSGEILAAVLIGKAAWTSYLTWLLPAVAGNICGGVGMVTLLEYGQVIYGGDAEAEAIAPHPKEDPKQEDSTKA; encoded by the coding sequence ATGCCCTACCGCCTCCGCCGCTACCCGCCCGCTCCTCCCACCAATCAGGACGCGCAAAAAAACCTCGAGCGCCCCAGCGCCCAGGACATCTACGACCAGGTCGCCAACAACGCCCGGCAAGAACTCGGCCGCTCCAGCATCTCTCTCGCCATCTCCGGACTCGCCGGCGGGATCTTCATGGGCCTCTCCGCCCTCGGCAACGCCATCGCCATCGCCCTGCTCACCACCCCCGGCACCGTCCCCACCCACACCATCTTCTTCGTCGGAAAGATGTTCTACCCCCTCGGCTTCATCGTCGTCATCCTCGGCCGCTCCCAGCTCTTCACCGAAAACACCCTCTACCCCGTAGCTCTCGTCCTCGCCGAAAAGAAGCACTTCTGGAAGACCCTCCGCCTCTGGGCCACCGTCCTTCCCGCGAACGTTCTCGGCGCTCTCACCTTCGCCGCCCTCGCCGCCCTCACCAACGCCGTCAATCCAAGCGTCGTGCAAGCCCTCGCCGCCCTCGGCCTCGAAGCCATCCACAACCCCGCCGCCACCATCTTCTGGAGCGGCGTCATGGGCGGCTGGATCATCGCCACCGTCGCATGGCTCGTCTCCGGGTCGCACTCCATCACCGGCTCCGTCATGATCATCTGGATGTTGACCTTCGTCGTCGGCCTCGGCAACTTCGCCCACTGCATCGCCACCAGTGGCGAGATCCTCGCCGCCGTCCTCATCGGCAAAGCCGCCTGGACCAGCTATCTCACCTGGCTCCTCCCCGCCGTTGCCGGCAACATCTGTGGCGGCGTCGGCATGGTCACCCTCCTCGAATACGGCCAGGTCATCTACGGCGGCGACGCCGAAGCCGAAGCCATCGCTCCCCACCCGAAGGAAGATCCGAAACAGGAAGACTCCACCAAAGCCTGA